CGTTCGTCCGTCCACTTTCGGTCTGGACGTAGTAGTCTTGAGCCTGCTCCAAGACAGGTGTGCCGCTCGTGCCCTGCTGCACTTTACTCGCCTTGAAGAAGCTGGCAACGCCGCCAGAGGTCGTGTCGGTAGCGGTAGTGCTCGTGTAGTACTCGGTCAAGTGAATGAGGCCCGTGCTAGACGAGAGCGTTACTACCAAGTCGTTATTGCCATCGATCTCGTAGTCGGTCACCGCCGACGACATTGCCTGCATGACTTGGCGTCCGTCGGAGTCGTATTCGTAGAATGTCAGCCACTCCTCGCCTTCGAGCCCGGGATTTCCAGAGTCATTTACGTCTTCAAAGGCCTTGAGTAGGGGAGCGCCACTGGCGTTGGTGTAGAAGGTGTTCTTGTTGCCGCCAGGGAGGGTCTCGACCGTCTTGTAGGCCCAGTCGTTGAAGTCGTCAGAAAACTCACTGTTGACCGTGTACTCGTAGGTGTACTCGCCGATTCCCCCCGAGGCCGTTGCGCCAGCGCCCTGGATGGCGTGCAAGGTGGCCCTGGTGTACTCGTCGTACTCGAAGTACTGCTCCGCGTACGGGCTAACCTGGCTGTCGCTGGCGAGGGTCGGGTCGCCCACGTCGGCCGTGAGGCGGGCGTACGACTTAGCGTCAAATACGTACTTGAGCCCGTGGACGTAACCGCCGGCTTCTCCCGGCGTGTAATACCGGTAGTAGTTTGTGTCGAGGACGACGCTGCTACCATCCTCGATTATCGCAAACTTGAGGTCGCCCAGGTTCCCGTAGTCTTCTGCATTCTCGTAGTATTCGTAGCTGACTTGTCTCACGATATCCCAGCCGCCGCTGCCGTCCGATTGCCTCATTTGGACGTTCGACAGGAGGCCTTCATTTGGATCCGAGGAGCCCAGGTAGCTGTAGAGCCAAGACTCAACCTCATTGGAGCTGGCGTCTTCGCGGCGTATCTCTTGGATCGCTCCATCGGTGGCCCACGCCGTGACTTGCGTCACGAGCCCGCTAGGGCTGACCAGCGACTTGAAGGCGCCTTCCCTGCCTGCCGGTGTGCTGCTGCTGAAGTCATAGAAGTGGATCTCATTGCCCGCTGAATCCGCCCATACGAATTCGCCGTTGATCTCATTGACCCAGCCCCTTCAAATAAGTCCACGCCGTTTGGGATAATCCCGGGCGTCGAGGACATGACCTTTGAGGAGGTAGAAGGATGCCGAAGGGTAAGAAGCACGGTCCAGAAGAGGTGATCCCGAAGCNNNNNNNNNNNNNNNNNNNNNNNNNNNNNNNNNNNNNNNNNNNNNNNNNNNNNNNNNNNNNNNNNNNNNNNNNNNNNNNNNNNNNNNNNNNNNNNNNNNNGCTGAGGGAGCGTGAACTTCTTCGGGGCACGGTGATGCCAGTAACGACGCACCGTCCGACGACCCAGCTCGTGGGCGGCAAGCAGCAACGCGATGGGAGACTTCGTCGTTCGCACCCACACCGTACGGAAACAACACTACCTACAGTTTAGCTAGCAACGATAAGATTTCTACAGAGCTACAAAACTCGGGGCATATCTTCTCCCTCCTTTCCCCCTAAGCGTTTTGATTTGAACGCCTTACGCGAATTGCCTCTCCAAAGGGCGGCAGGGGTTTTGTCCGATTCGGGTGCGCGGAGCGGACAATTGCCGTGCGAGCGGCCCGATCTCCATGCGCAGCAGGTCCCGACTGCCGCACAAGTGAACGAACAGTCCCACCACCATTGGACCACTCCGCGTGGCCGGTTTCAGCAGCAAACCGGAGGATGGGAACGAAAAGGCAAGGGAACTGGACGCTAACACCTGCCGGCTGATTTCGTGGCAGGCGCCTGCCTCATCAGCCGCCGGGCGTTGGTCCACGGTTGCCGTTGAGCCTTCTAGCAACTGGGGACGACCAGCGTCCGCCCAAAGTGATCGCCCGCCAGCATCGCGCTGATCTGCTCAGGGAGCCCCGCGAGATCCGTCTCGGACACCAGCTCGTCGGGGAGGTCGACCCGCCAGTCGCCGGACAGCAGCCGCCAGACCTCCATCCGCGGCGCCCGCGGGCACTTCGCCGAGTCGATGCCGGCCAGCGTGACCCCCCGCAGGATGAACGGGTAGACCGTCAGCGGGAGCTGCTCGCCGGCGGTCAGGCCGCAGGCGGCCACGCAGCCGCGGTGGTTGAGCGAGCGGACCAGCGTGGCGAGCGGGGCGCCCCCCACGGTGTCGACCGCGCCGGCCCAGCGCGATTTCAACAGCGGCCGGTCATCGCCCGACAGCAGCTCGCGGCCCGCGACCTCCGCGGCACCCAGGCGGAGGAGGCTGTCGTGCCGGTCCGGCTTGCCCGACACCGCGGTCACCTCGTACCCCAGCTTGGCGAGGATCGCGACCGCCAGCGTGCCGACGCCGCCGGTCGCCCCGCTGACCACGACCGGCCCGTCCGCCGGTTCGACGCCGCCGCGGACCAGGGCCTGCACGCACTGAGCGGCCGTGAATCCGGCCGTGCCGTAGACCATCGCCAGCCGCGGGGTCAGCCCATCGGGCATCGCGACCACCCATTCCGCCGGCACGCGCACGTACTGGCTGTAGCCTCCCCAGGCGCCGCTGCCGAGGTCGTAGCCGGTCACCAGCACCTTCTCGCCGGGACGGAACTCGGCCGCGTCGCTCGATACGACCTCGCCAGCGCAATCGATGCCCGGCACGTGCGGCAGGCTGCGGACCACGCCCGGATGCCCCTGCGACGCCAGGGCGTCCTTGTAGTTGAGCGATGAGTACTCGACCCGGATGACGACCCCCCCTTCTGGGAGGTCGCCAAGCGTTAGCTCTTCGATCCGGCTGGCCGCCCCGTCAGCGGTCTCTCTGACGACCATCGCCGGGAAGGGTTCCTGAACATCCATCTGCTCGCTCCTTGTTCACAATTGCGGCGCCGCCGCTCAACACCTAGGCGCCCACCGCGTAGCCGCGTCCGCTAGCTTGAAACCGCGATGGCTCTGTGGCCGCTAGGAAGCGGGGCATCGGGTTGTTTTCCTGCTGCTATCAGGTTTGGTGGCACGCCGTGTGCTCACGCGGGCCGAAAGAAACTGATCTTTCCGTCTCCTGCTGGTTTCCCACAGAATCACCCCGGGGCGGGGACCAAACCCTGAACGACCGAGGATCCCTTATGTCGATCGAACAGCAAGTAGAACAGACGGCCACCGACGCGTTGAACCACAGCTCGCACCTGTTCAGCAGGTCGGTCTCGTGCCGTTTCCACGGCGGCGTGCTGCGTCTCGACGGGCGGGTCCCGACGTTCTACTTGAAGCAGATGGCGCAGTCACTCCTCGGCGGCATCGACGGCGTCCGCCGCATCGAGAACGCGCTGGTGGTCGTCAACCCGAACGGCGTCAGCAGCGAGCCGGCCTACTCGTAGGCCGCGCGATGCTTTGGGGCGAGCTGCTGCGTCATCGAACACGATCCGCCCTGCCCCTCCTCAGCGGCAGCGCTGCTCGAGGTCCGGCTACTTCAGGTCGATCGGCAGCTGATCGATCTTCGCGGCCAGTATGAAGTCGTTCTCCGACAGGCCGCCAATGGCGTGAGTCCACAGCTCGACCGACACGTTGCGGTAGCCCTCGAGGTGGAGGTCCGGGTGGTGCCCGTCGGCCTCGGCCACCTCGGCGCAGGCCTCGAAGAACTTCATGCCGGCCATGAAGTTCTTCACCACCCAATCCTTGCGGATCCGCTTCCCGTCATGGGTCAGCCGCCAGCCCGGGTGCTCCTGCAGCTGCTCGGCCGCCTCGTCCGGGTTGATGGGGTCCACGCCGCCCTCGCAGGGCAGGCACTTCTTTTTGGCGAGCGTCTCGCACGACTGAACGGGCATGGGCGTCCTCCTTCTTGGGCGGTCGTGTCACTCCAGTGAGTTCCTTTGCGATTCTAACGGTGCGTCCCACCGTGGCAATGAGCCCGGATCGCC
This genomic interval from Posidoniimonas corsicana contains the following:
- a CDS encoding oxidoreductase: MDVQEPFPAMVVRETADGAASRIEELTLGDLPEGGVVIRVEYSSLNYKDALASQGHPGVVRSLPHVPGIDCAGEVVSSDAAEFRPGEKVLVTGYDLGSGAWGGYSQYVRVPAEWVVAMPDGLTPRLAMVYGTAGFTAAQCVQALVRGGVEPADGPVVVSGATGGVGTLAVAILAKLGYEVTAVSGKPDRHDSLLRLGAAEVAGRELLSGDDRPLLKSRWAGAVDTVGGAPLATLVRSLNHRGCVAACGLTAGEQLPLTVYPFILRGVTLAGIDSAKCPRAPRMEVWRLLSGDWRVDLPDELVSETDLAGLPEQISAMLAGDHFGRTLVVPSC
- a CDS encoding BON domain-containing protein: MSIEQQVEQTATDALNHSSHLFSRSVSCRFHGGVLRLDGRVPTFYLKQMAQSLLGGIDGVRRIENALVVVNPNGVSSEPAYS
- a CDS encoding 4a-hydroxytetrahydrobiopterin dehydratase; this encodes MPVQSCETLAKKKCLPCEGGVDPINPDEAAEQLQEHPGWRLTHDGKRIRKDWVVKNFMAGMKFFEACAEVAEADGHHPDLHLEGYRNVSVELWTHAIGGLSENDFILAAKIDQLPIDLK